The following are from one region of the Andrena cerasifolii isolate SP2316 chromosome 1, iyAndCera1_principal, whole genome shotgun sequence genome:
- the LOC143370353 gene encoding uncharacterized protein LOC143370353 — MRSLKWNTVFNGEFVAGDKHACKSINTRICKLFGTSDLQKWYQRCVIEPTLASLEEFQERDSGWALTRILNLTVNVNKYNPLRAGCHHKLPREILMKKATISVRSEDNACFAWAVVAALHPAERNPHRPSSYPHYTLVLNLQGIEFSISTKQTVKFEGLNNISINVYSFEEKKKTEKELTIFPLHLTNHKRDQHANLLYMPEQGDSNVGHFVLIKKLSRLVSMQLSRHREKKFICDRLIMNMMTVILINMITALPYHQK; from the exons atgcggaGCCTCAAAtggaacactgtgttcaacggcgaatttgtggcgggggacaaacatgcttgtaaaagcatcaatacccgaatCTGCaaactcttcggtacatccgatctacagaagtggtaccaacgatgtgtcatcgaacccaccctggcatcgttggaagagttccaggaacgcgacagcggatgggcattgacgaggattctcaacctaaccgtcaacgttaataagtacaatccgctgcgtgcCGGGTGTCACCACAAGTTgccgcgggaaatattgatgaagaaagcgacaattagcgtgcgatccgaggataacgcctgtTTCGcatgggcagtggtcgcagctctccatcccgccgaaagaaaccctcatcggccaagttcatatccacattatacattggtgctaaatctccagggcattgAGTTTTCAATCTCCACGAAGCAAACTGTAAAGTTTGAAGGGTTGAACAACATCTCCATCAACGTCTATAGcttcgaggagaagaagaagacggaAAAAGAGTTGACAATCTTTCCACTGCATCTCACCAACCACAAGAGAGATCAGCACGCAAACCTGCTGTACATGCCAGAACAGGGGGACAGCAATGTGggacactttgtgctgatcaagaaattgtcccgactggtgagcatgcagttgagcaggcacagagaaaagaaattcatctgtgatcg TCTGATAATGAATATGATGACAGTGATACTAATTAACATGATCACTGCACTGCCGTATCAtcaaaaataa
- the Wdr79 gene encoding telomerase Cajal body protein 1 homolog isoform X2 — protein sequence MLQEESLVSEEKISTIDSQDSCENEILFQKLNEHNIEKLQEIQNSEAVINTLTQNENITDAGQNENITDAGQNENITIIDAEPLHSFNYVHYNWNTVPQLICETSREYESSKSCENFTKGCQWSPDGTCLLVPSEDFKIRIYELPRELYSAKIHSELKPMNFPVALTIKEGGLIYDTCWYPFMNSWEPATCCFLSTSRESPIHLWDAFNGELRATYRAYNQVDEVEASISVQFIDSAREIWAGFKNTLRVFNVERPGRQINTIQFKKDFPNATGLVSCIRENPIMPGLVAFGTYSKYIGLYRDGPLCSFKTGSGVTQIEFSPCGTKLFSVVRKNSEFLCWDLRNPGIVLYSLQGRQSNTNQKIQFSVISDGKQIISGGTDGNVALWELQQSTDYTDFNVMYKIKLSHDCINGVCLHRSLPIIATSTGQRLCDNTIQYRDNNVRLWCVS from the exons ATGTTACAGGAAGAATCATTAGTATctgaagaaaaaataagtacaatAGATTCACAAGATTCGTGTgagaatgaaattttgtttcaaaaacTAAACGAACACAATATAGAAAAATTGCAAGAGATACAGAACAGTGAAGCAGTAATAAATACATTgacacaaaatgaaaatattacagACGCaggacaaaatgaaaatattacagACGCaggacaaaatgaaaatattacaattatagaTGCAGAACCATTACATTCATTCAATTATGTTCATTATAATTGGAATACTGTGCCGCAGCTAATATGTGAAACAAGTAGGGAATATGAATCAAGTAAATCGTGTGAAAATTTTACAAAAGGTTGTCAGTGGTCTCCAGATGGCACATGTTTATTGGTACCTTCTGAAGATTTTAAGATCAGAATTTATGAACTTCCCAGAGAATTATATTCTGCAAAAATTCATTCAGAGTTGAAGCCTATGAATTTTCCAGTAGCATTAACTATAAAGGAAGGAGGACTTATATATGATACTTGTTGGTATCCTTTCATGAATTCGTGGGAACCTGCTACTTGCTGTTTTCTAAGTACAAGTAGAGAAAGTCCCATACACCTATGGGATGCTTTTAACGGCGAATTGCGAGCAACATACCGAGCTTACAATCA GGTTGATGAAGTGGAGGCTTCAATTAGTGTTCAGTTTATTGATTCGGCCAGAGAAATATGGGCTGGTTTTAAAAACACCTTGAGAGTTTTTAACGTGGAACGCCCAGGACGTCAAATCAATACTATTCAATTCAAGAAAGACTTTCCAAATGCCACAGGATTAGTTTCTTGCATTCGAGAAAATCCAATTATGCCAGGATTAGTTGCTTTTGGCACATATTCTAAATATATTG GCTTGTATAGAGACGGACCATTATGTTCTTTTAAGACAGGAAGTGGTGTAACTCAAATAGAATTTAGTCCTTGTGGAACAAAATTGTTTTCAGTTGTTAGAAAGAATAGTGAATTTTTATGCTGGGACCTTCGTAATCCAGGTATTGTACTGTACTCTCTTCAAGGACGTCAGTCTAATACAAACCAGAAAATACAATTCAGTGTCATCTCTGATGGAAAGCAAATAATCTCAG GTGGTACAGATGGAAACGTTGCACTCTGGGAATTACAGCAAAGTACAGATTACACAGATTTTaatgtaatgtataaaataaagttatCTCATGATTGTATAAATGGAGTATGTTTACACAGAAGTTTACCAATAATTGCTACTAGTACAGGGCAAAGACTATGTGACAATACAATACAGTACAGAGATAATAATGTTCGACTGTGGTGTGTTTCTTAA
- the Wdr79 gene encoding telomerase Cajal body protein 1 homolog isoform X3 produces MEESLVSEEKISTIDSQDSCENEILFQKLNEHNIEKLQEIQNSEAVINTLTQNENITDAGQNENITDAGQNENITIIDAEPLHSFNYVHYNWNTVPQLICETSREYESSKSCENFTKGCQWSPDGTCLLVPSEDFKIRIYELPRELYSAKIHSELKPMNFPVALTIKEGGLIYDTCWYPFMNSWEPATCCFLSTSRESPIHLWDAFNGELRATYRAYNQVDEVEASISVQFIDSAREIWAGFKNTLRVFNVERPGRQINTIQFKKDFPNATGLVSCIRENPIMPGLVAFGTYSKYIGLYRDGPLCSFKTGSGVTQIEFSPCGTKLFSVVRKNSEFLCWDLRNPGIVLYSLQGRQSNTNQKIQFSVISDGKQIISGGTDGNVALWELQQSTDYTDFNVMYKIKLSHDCINGVCLHRSLPIIATSTGQRLCDNTIQYRDNNVRLWCVS; encoded by the exons ATG GAAGAATCATTAGTATctgaagaaaaaataagtacaatAGATTCACAAGATTCGTGTgagaatgaaattttgtttcaaaaacTAAACGAACACAATATAGAAAAATTGCAAGAGATACAGAACAGTGAAGCAGTAATAAATACATTgacacaaaatgaaaatattacagACGCaggacaaaatgaaaatattacagACGCaggacaaaatgaaaatattacaattatagaTGCAGAACCATTACATTCATTCAATTATGTTCATTATAATTGGAATACTGTGCCGCAGCTAATATGTGAAACAAGTAGGGAATATGAATCAAGTAAATCGTGTGAAAATTTTACAAAAGGTTGTCAGTGGTCTCCAGATGGCACATGTTTATTGGTACCTTCTGAAGATTTTAAGATCAGAATTTATGAACTTCCCAGAGAATTATATTCTGCAAAAATTCATTCAGAGTTGAAGCCTATGAATTTTCCAGTAGCATTAACTATAAAGGAAGGAGGACTTATATATGATACTTGTTGGTATCCTTTCATGAATTCGTGGGAACCTGCTACTTGCTGTTTTCTAAGTACAAGTAGAGAAAGTCCCATACACCTATGGGATGCTTTTAACGGCGAATTGCGAGCAACATACCGAGCTTACAATCA GGTTGATGAAGTGGAGGCTTCAATTAGTGTTCAGTTTATTGATTCGGCCAGAGAAATATGGGCTGGTTTTAAAAACACCTTGAGAGTTTTTAACGTGGAACGCCCAGGACGTCAAATCAATACTATTCAATTCAAGAAAGACTTTCCAAATGCCACAGGATTAGTTTCTTGCATTCGAGAAAATCCAATTATGCCAGGATTAGTTGCTTTTGGCACATATTCTAAATATATTG GCTTGTATAGAGACGGACCATTATGTTCTTTTAAGACAGGAAGTGGTGTAACTCAAATAGAATTTAGTCCTTGTGGAACAAAATTGTTTTCAGTTGTTAGAAAGAATAGTGAATTTTTATGCTGGGACCTTCGTAATCCAGGTATTGTACTGTACTCTCTTCAAGGACGTCAGTCTAATACAAACCAGAAAATACAATTCAGTGTCATCTCTGATGGAAAGCAAATAATCTCAG GTGGTACAGATGGAAACGTTGCACTCTGGGAATTACAGCAAAGTACAGATTACACAGATTTTaatgtaatgtataaaataaagttatCTCATGATTGTATAAATGGAGTATGTTTACACAGAAGTTTACCAATAATTGCTACTAGTACAGGGCAAAGACTATGTGACAATACAATACAGTACAGAGATAATAATGTTCGACTGTGGTGTGTTTCTTAA
- the Wdr79 gene encoding telomerase Cajal body protein 1 homolog isoform X1, which translates to MLAMLQEESLVSEEKISTIDSQDSCENEILFQKLNEHNIEKLQEIQNSEAVINTLTQNENITDAGQNENITDAGQNENITIIDAEPLHSFNYVHYNWNTVPQLICETSREYESSKSCENFTKGCQWSPDGTCLLVPSEDFKIRIYELPRELYSAKIHSELKPMNFPVALTIKEGGLIYDTCWYPFMNSWEPATCCFLSTSRESPIHLWDAFNGELRATYRAYNQVDEVEASISVQFIDSAREIWAGFKNTLRVFNVERPGRQINTIQFKKDFPNATGLVSCIRENPIMPGLVAFGTYSKYIGLYRDGPLCSFKTGSGVTQIEFSPCGTKLFSVVRKNSEFLCWDLRNPGIVLYSLQGRQSNTNQKIQFSVISDGKQIISGGTDGNVALWELQQSTDYTDFNVMYKIKLSHDCINGVCLHRSLPIIATSTGQRLCDNTIQYRDNNVRLWCVS; encoded by the exons ATG ttGGCAATGTTACAGGAAGAATCATTAGTATctgaagaaaaaataagtacaatAGATTCACAAGATTCGTGTgagaatgaaattttgtttcaaaaacTAAACGAACACAATATAGAAAAATTGCAAGAGATACAGAACAGTGAAGCAGTAATAAATACATTgacacaaaatgaaaatattacagACGCaggacaaaatgaaaatattacagACGCaggacaaaatgaaaatattacaattatagaTGCAGAACCATTACATTCATTCAATTATGTTCATTATAATTGGAATACTGTGCCGCAGCTAATATGTGAAACAAGTAGGGAATATGAATCAAGTAAATCGTGTGAAAATTTTACAAAAGGTTGTCAGTGGTCTCCAGATGGCACATGTTTATTGGTACCTTCTGAAGATTTTAAGATCAGAATTTATGAACTTCCCAGAGAATTATATTCTGCAAAAATTCATTCAGAGTTGAAGCCTATGAATTTTCCAGTAGCATTAACTATAAAGGAAGGAGGACTTATATATGATACTTGTTGGTATCCTTTCATGAATTCGTGGGAACCTGCTACTTGCTGTTTTCTAAGTACAAGTAGAGAAAGTCCCATACACCTATGGGATGCTTTTAACGGCGAATTGCGAGCAACATACCGAGCTTACAATCA GGTTGATGAAGTGGAGGCTTCAATTAGTGTTCAGTTTATTGATTCGGCCAGAGAAATATGGGCTGGTTTTAAAAACACCTTGAGAGTTTTTAACGTGGAACGCCCAGGACGTCAAATCAATACTATTCAATTCAAGAAAGACTTTCCAAATGCCACAGGATTAGTTTCTTGCATTCGAGAAAATCCAATTATGCCAGGATTAGTTGCTTTTGGCACATATTCTAAATATATTG GCTTGTATAGAGACGGACCATTATGTTCTTTTAAGACAGGAAGTGGTGTAACTCAAATAGAATTTAGTCCTTGTGGAACAAAATTGTTTTCAGTTGTTAGAAAGAATAGTGAATTTTTATGCTGGGACCTTCGTAATCCAGGTATTGTACTGTACTCTCTTCAAGGACGTCAGTCTAATACAAACCAGAAAATACAATTCAGTGTCATCTCTGATGGAAAGCAAATAATCTCAG GTGGTACAGATGGAAACGTTGCACTCTGGGAATTACAGCAAAGTACAGATTACACAGATTTTaatgtaatgtataaaataaagttatCTCATGATTGTATAAATGGAGTATGTTTACACAGAAGTTTACCAATAATTGCTACTAGTACAGGGCAAAGACTATGTGACAATACAATACAGTACAGAGATAATAATGTTCGACTGTGGTGTGTTTCTTAA